In a single window of the Halobaculum lipolyticum genome:
- a CDS encoding DICT sensory domain-containing protein, with protein MSLRAVIASVEGREKRLTVFDPPDETVVAELREYFASQAVRVEVGTTDSGLSGYVVLSDEHDDEVLAAVDLRHLDGDVTAAPGEQGAFAPILEHLDGATFTSYDIPQMMAATREMEDRAWRAGTGELHAGFQRVGAIRAQKAVYEDLATKDLDIHTYCAPSDDHPEIEGVTVHQEDTSEIRESWFVVFDGGGNPNDACALLAEERGDTDERRFYGFWTYDPGIVGRVLDHLAERYAVPAN; from the coding sequence ATGTCGCTGCGCGCAGTCATCGCGTCCGTCGAGGGCCGCGAGAAACGGCTGACGGTGTTCGACCCGCCCGACGAGACGGTCGTCGCGGAGCTGCGCGAGTACTTCGCGTCACAGGCCGTGCGCGTCGAGGTGGGCACCACCGACAGCGGGCTGTCGGGGTACGTCGTGCTGTCGGACGAGCACGACGACGAGGTGCTGGCGGCGGTCGACCTCCGCCACCTCGACGGCGACGTGACGGCCGCCCCGGGCGAACAGGGCGCGTTCGCCCCGATCCTCGAACACCTCGACGGCGCGACGTTCACGTCCTACGACATCCCCCAGATGATGGCGGCGACCCGGGAGATGGAGGACCGCGCGTGGCGCGCGGGCACGGGCGAACTCCACGCGGGGTTCCAGCGCGTCGGGGCGATCCGCGCGCAGAAGGCCGTGTACGAGGACCTCGCGACGAAGGACCTCGACATCCACACGTACTGCGCGCCCAGCGACGACCACCCCGAGATCGAGGGCGTCACGGTCCACCAGGAGGACACCTCCGAGATCCGCGAGTCGTGGTTCGTCGTCTTCGACGGCGGCGGCAACCCGAACGACGCCTGTGCGCTGCTGGCCGAGGAGCGCGGCGACACCGACGAACGGCGCTTCTACGGCTTCTGGACGTACGACCCCGGGATCGTCGGCCGGGTGCTCGACCACCTCGCCGAGCGGTACGCCGTCCCGGCGAACTGA